A section of the Marinoscillum sp. 108 genome encodes:
- a CDS encoding MBL fold metallo-hydrolase, with protein sequence MKIKSFVFNPFYENTYVLWDDRMEGVIIDPGCYESYEKEELTDFIKKTGILIKAIVNTHCHIDHVLGNYDMKLAFGCPLWLPEGELEIFRAVKAYAPQWGIHQYSESEPDRLLKEEDHIEFGETTLECISVPGHSPGHLVFYHSGEKKLIGGDVLFRESIGRTDLPGGNHAQLLKNIQTKVYTLPEETEVFPGHGPSTTVGYEKANNPFIKGA encoded by the coding sequence ATGAAAATTAAATCATTTGTATTTAATCCGTTCTACGAAAACACTTATGTACTCTGGGATGATCGCATGGAGGGTGTGATCATAGATCCCGGCTGCTACGAGTCCTACGAAAAAGAAGAATTAACTGATTTCATAAAAAAAACAGGCATCCTGATCAAAGCCATCGTGAACACCCACTGCCATATCGATCATGTCTTGGGGAACTACGACATGAAACTGGCATTTGGATGCCCCCTTTGGCTACCTGAGGGTGAATTGGAAATTTTCAGAGCGGTGAAAGCTTACGCTCCACAGTGGGGGATTCATCAGTACAGTGAATCCGAACCTGATCGGCTTCTGAAAGAAGAGGATCATATAGAGTTTGGAGAGACTACTCTGGAATGCATCTCCGTACCAGGGCATTCACCAGGGCATTTGGTGTTTTATCACTCCGGTGAGAAGAAATTGATAGGTGGTGATGTACTCTTTCGCGAAAGCATAGGCCGAACTGACCTCCCCGGAGGGAATCATGCGCAGCTCTTGAAAAACATTCAAACAAAGGTCTACACCCTTCCCGAAGAAACAGAGGTTTTCCCGGGGCATGGCCCTTCTACCACCGTGGGCTATGAAAAGGCAAACAATCCGTTCATCAAAGGCGCATGA
- a CDS encoding FAD-binding oxidoreductase: MEKVDYLIVGQGIAGSLLAYELEQAGRRVLVLNEEKKNTSSNKAAGIYNPITGRKLVKTWLADELFPGLEGYYLGLEQTLGAHFIYPMPIYRPFFNFEEQNDWSVKASEAEYAPFVKELRAKSMQLPGVIDPVGGLVLALCGYVNLPVMLRHLKKYFLDKGAYRAEVFQYDQMTINEREVTYKDIVAEKVIFCEGPMAVNNPYWGWLPFKLVKGEILEIDSPLPTDLILNRGVFVLPKNGHFSVGSTYDHAQLDYEPSESGIKNLKDRLGKLYQGEYAVVSESAGVRPATFDRRPLIGFHQDLPRIGIFNGFGTKGVSLVPYFARQLVNYLNGDGVIIPEVNVSRAIK, from the coding sequence GTGGAGAAAGTCGATTATTTGATTGTAGGGCAGGGGATAGCAGGGAGTTTGCTTGCTTATGAGCTGGAGCAGGCGGGCCGGCGGGTGCTTGTGCTGAATGAAGAAAAGAAGAACACCTCATCCAACAAGGCTGCGGGGATTTATAACCCTATCACAGGCCGAAAGTTGGTGAAAACATGGCTGGCCGATGAGTTGTTTCCGGGGCTGGAAGGATACTATCTCGGCTTGGAGCAAACACTGGGTGCACACTTTATTTACCCCATGCCCATTTACAGGCCTTTTTTCAACTTTGAAGAGCAAAACGACTGGTCAGTGAAAGCTTCAGAGGCGGAGTATGCTCCTTTTGTAAAAGAATTGCGGGCAAAATCCATGCAGCTTCCGGGTGTGATCGATCCGGTGGGAGGATTGGTATTGGCTTTGTGTGGGTATGTCAATCTGCCGGTCATGCTTCGTCACCTCAAAAAGTATTTTCTGGATAAGGGAGCCTACCGTGCCGAAGTGTTTCAGTACGATCAGATGACAATAAACGAGCGGGAGGTGACGTATAAAGATATCGTGGCGGAGAAGGTGATTTTTTGTGAAGGGCCCATGGCAGTAAACAATCCTTACTGGGGATGGTTGCCATTTAAGTTGGTCAAAGGGGAGATTCTCGAAATAGACAGCCCACTGCCTACAGATTTGATCCTGAACAGAGGCGTGTTTGTCCTTCCGAAAAACGGTCACTTCAGTGTGGGGTCTACTTACGATCACGCTCAACTGGACTATGAACCGTCTGAAAGCGGAATCAAAAACCTGAAAGATCGGTTAGGTAAGTTGTATCAGGGGGAATATGCGGTTGTTTCAGAATCGGCAGGAGTTCGCCCCGCCACATTTGACCGAAGGCCGCTGATCGGTTTTCATCAGGACCTGCCCCGTATTGGCATATTTAATGGGTTCGGAACAAAAGGCGTTTCATTAGTTCCATATTTTGCCCGTCAATTGGTAAATTACCTGAACGGGGATGGTGTAATTATTCCGGAAGTGAATGTAAGCAGAGCGATTAAATGA
- a CDS encoding translocation protein TolB, whose protein sequence is MKGFLLTIVMVMLATVSAVAQYYHTPFGHNRIQYKRFDWYYYSTNNFEVYYYPGGQEYANEALSFLEKEFVELTDILGYAPYTKTKIFIYNSIQDLQQSNIGIGGDVFTIGGKTDFVKLQVELAYPGQAYEFKHEMIHKLSQILINDMMFGGSLAEIFQNSYLLSLPEWFIGGAARYLSYGWSQEMDDYVRDYLDRKKIKKLVKIQNEEAEIIGQSIWNYIAIKYGKSNISNILNLTRIIRNEENSISSTLGISFKDFLGDWQNYYMLQREEIEENYRGPKQEDIIAGFKNKDITLSHVKMNADGDKVAYAYHKNGRYEVNVYNLTSGRESTVVRGGYLINDQDIDYHLPLIDWQDNQTLGVLLYKRGYLYLNTYDVINGDKFQKPLNRFRQVESFSFNDNGKLAIISGDVDGQNDLFLISMRRNALKRITTDLYDDLDPVFIPGTSTIVFSSNRETDSVKVSSAKSTLEAVGNNYNLFVYNLDTTTTSFVRLTNTYSVDRKPIAKNQNEIFYLSDQKGITNLYKYSLRDSTFVQVSDFHYSIIDYDLAFNNPDKLSFMMLDEGRPKVFVESPYDLNRRIFTPQTGRQRLQQARFIAARLPQRKKPEPEPIPEPEIELTDIDSLVLPDSFFFEEEPEKDAVVLDKPKDDGLIDTDNYVFEEDVKAAFRPESFFSSYRKLERESRVIGPQPYDPRFSFNNLITSFAIDPIRGFSILLETEINDLLENHRLNGGVLTNTDLRSANIYGEYQYLKYWMDFKVRFDRNTYIIDPNVSFLRGTQEGDLIQKYTLNQVEVGASLPLTNTFRFEVFPFYANTRFSNLQWEAVIQNNTATVLAPNSMVHYGGARAALVVDNTIEKGFNIYQGTRGLIEFENYLGLNGMDKSFSRLNVDLRHYQKIHREFTLAGRLFYGRSMGANQQNYLIGGMQNWLFNSYEDQGVNDPLAMSNARDNSNILFSKFVTNLRGFDYNELYGTNALVFNAELRLPVFRYFSNAPISSAFLRNFQLIGFYDLGTAWTGKPPFTQEGSAFTKKYVVEGSAFSAELANFQNPWLASYGFGLRTVLLGYYLKVDVAHPIRDFAIGDTRIHLTLGLDF, encoded by the coding sequence ATGAAAGGGTTCTTATTGACAATTGTGATGGTGATGTTAGCGACGGTTTCGGCTGTGGCTCAATACTATCATACCCCATTCGGGCATAACCGGATCCAGTACAAGCGATTCGACTGGTACTACTACTCCACCAATAACTTTGAAGTGTACTACTACCCCGGAGGTCAGGAGTATGCCAATGAAGCCCTGAGTTTTCTGGAGAAGGAATTTGTGGAGCTCACAGATATTCTCGGCTATGCACCCTATACCAAGACTAAAATCTTCATTTACAATTCCATTCAGGACCTTCAGCAGAGCAATATTGGCATAGGTGGGGATGTTTTTACCATTGGGGGTAAGACCGATTTTGTGAAACTTCAGGTGGAGCTGGCCTATCCGGGTCAGGCCTATGAGTTTAAGCATGAAATGATTCATAAACTCTCCCAAATCCTGATCAATGACATGATGTTTGGGGGTAGTCTGGCGGAGATCTTTCAAAACTCTTATCTGCTTTCTCTCCCGGAGTGGTTCATTGGTGGTGCGGCCCGCTACCTAAGCTACGGATGGTCTCAGGAGATGGACGATTATGTAAGAGATTATCTGGACCGGAAGAAGATCAAAAAACTGGTGAAAATACAGAACGAAGAAGCTGAAATCATCGGTCAGTCCATCTGGAACTATATTGCCATCAAGTACGGGAAGAGTAATATTTCCAATATTCTCAACCTCACACGTATCATCCGCAACGAGGAAAACAGTATCTCCAGTACCCTGGGGATCTCCTTCAAGGATTTTTTGGGTGACTGGCAAAACTACTACATGCTCCAGCGGGAGGAGATCGAAGAGAATTATCGTGGGCCAAAGCAGGAAGACATCATCGCTGGGTTCAAGAACAAAGACATCACCCTCTCGCATGTGAAGATGAATGCCGATGGCGATAAGGTGGCCTATGCTTACCATAAGAATGGTCGGTATGAAGTGAATGTGTATAATCTCACTTCAGGAAGGGAATCCACGGTGGTGAGAGGAGGCTACCTGATCAACGATCAGGATATTGATTACCACCTGCCGCTGATCGATTGGCAAGACAATCAAACATTGGGGGTGCTTCTTTATAAGCGAGGATATTTGTACCTGAATACCTATGATGTCATCAATGGAGATAAATTTCAGAAGCCCCTCAATCGATTCAGGCAGGTAGAGAGTTTTTCTTTCAATGACAATGGAAAGCTGGCCATTATCAGTGGGGATGTGGATGGTCAGAACGATCTGTTTTTGATCAGTATGCGGCGCAATGCCCTCAAACGCATCACCACAGACCTTTATGATGACCTTGATCCGGTGTTTATACCAGGCACCTCCACCATTGTGTTCAGCTCCAACAGAGAGACTGATTCTGTGAAAGTTTCCAGCGCAAAATCAACACTGGAGGCAGTGGGCAATAATTACAACCTGTTTGTCTACAACCTGGATACTACCACTACCAGTTTTGTCCGCCTCACTAACACCTATAGTGTGGATCGCAAACCTATTGCCAAAAATCAGAATGAGATCTTTTACCTCAGTGATCAGAAGGGGATTACTAATTTGTACAAATACAGTCTGAGGGATTCTACTTTCGTGCAGGTTTCTGACTTTCACTACAGCATCATCGACTATGATCTGGCTTTCAATAATCCCGATAAGCTCAGTTTCATGATGCTGGATGAGGGCAGGCCAAAGGTCTTTGTGGAGTCTCCCTATGACCTCAATAGAAGGATTTTCACCCCACAGACAGGGCGTCAGCGATTGCAGCAGGCCCGGTTTATTGCTGCCCGGTTACCTCAAAGAAAGAAACCAGAGCCCGAGCCCATTCCCGAACCTGAAATCGAACTGACGGATATTGATTCATTGGTCTTACCGGATTCATTCTTTTTTGAGGAAGAGCCAGAGAAGGATGCGGTGGTGTTGGACAAACCAAAGGATGATGGCCTGATTGATACCGATAATTATGTGTTTGAGGAGGATGTGAAGGCAGCATTCCGACCAGAATCATTCTTTTCCAGCTACAGAAAACTGGAGCGGGAGTCCAGAGTGATAGGTCCACAGCCTTATGATCCCAGATTTAGTTTCAACAACCTGATTACCTCCTTCGCCATAGACCCGATAAGAGGGTTTAGCATTCTGTTGGAGACGGAGATCAATGACCTTCTGGAAAACCACCGACTCAACGGGGGCGTGCTCACCAATACCGACCTGAGGAGTGCCAATATCTACGGGGAGTACCAGTACCTGAAATACTGGATGGATTTTAAAGTGCGATTTGACAGGAACACTTATATCATCGATCCAAATGTGAGTTTTCTGCGGGGCACTCAGGAAGGAGACCTTATCCAGAAATACACCCTCAATCAGGTGGAAGTAGGCGCATCGCTGCCTCTTACCAACACTTTTCGGTTTGAGGTATTCCCATTTTATGCCAATACCCGTTTTTCAAACCTTCAATGGGAAGCTGTGATCCAGAATAATACTGCTACAGTATTGGCACCTAATAGCATGGTTCATTATGGAGGTGCTCGGGCAGCGCTGGTCGTAGATAATACCATCGAGAAAGGGTTTAACATTTATCAGGGTACCCGTGGGTTGATAGAGTTTGAAAACTATCTGGGATTGAACGGGATGGACAAAAGTTTTAGTCGACTCAATGTGGATCTGAGACACTACCAGAAAATTCATCGTGAATTCACGTTAGCGGGTCGGCTGTTCTACGGACGGTCTATGGGAGCCAACCAGCAGAATTACCTGATCGGAGGGATGCAAAACTGGTTGTTCAATAGTTACGAAGATCAGGGTGTAAATGATCCGCTGGCTATGTCCAATGCCAGGGATAACTCCAATATCCTGTTTTCAAAGTTTGTGACTAACCTCAGGGGGTTTGATTACAATGAGCTCTATGGAACCAACGCATTGGTCTTCAATGCAGAGCTGCGCTTGCCAGTCTTCCGCTATTTTTCCAATGCCCCCATTTCATCAGCTTTTTTGAGAAATTTTCAGCTCATTGGCTTTTATGACCTTGGCACGGCCTGGACAGGGAAGCCACCTTTTACACAGGAGGGGAGTGCTTTCACCAAGAAGTATGTCGTAGAGGGGTCAGCATTTAGTGCGGAGCTGGCCAATTTTCAGAATCCATGGCTGGCTAGCTATGGTTTTGGCTTGCGGACGGTGCTTTTGGGGTATTATTTAAAGGTGGATGTGGCCCATCCTATTCGGGACTTTGCAATAGGAGATACCAGAATTCACCTTACTCTCGGATTAGATTTCTAA
- a CDS encoding YicC/YloC family endoribonuclease, with protein sequence MLYSMTGFGSAEAESKMYRVKVEIKTLNSKFLDLAPKLPRELADKELEIKNLMTQHLKRGKVNLTIELIPVNLEEPAVHINQQLFKSYYRQYEQLAAEVGANPKDLFRLALHSPDVIVPDGGNNEVDWEMVQGALMEALEKCNQFRAAEGKSLQEKLSSYLDGIANGLAEVTEHDPQRISQIRERISSSIEDIKEKTQVDQNRFEQELIYYIEKLDITEEKVRLGRHLEYFREVMESGDSQGKKLGFISQEIGREINTIGAKANDAVIQRAVVQMKDELEKIKEQSMNII encoded by the coding sequence ATGCTTTATTCAATGACTGGTTTTGGATCTGCCGAGGCAGAGTCCAAAATGTACCGTGTAAAAGTGGAGATCAAAACCTTAAATAGTAAGTTTTTGGATCTGGCACCGAAACTTCCAAGGGAGCTTGCGGACAAAGAACTGGAGATTAAAAACCTCATGACTCAGCACCTGAAGCGTGGAAAGGTAAATCTCACGATAGAGTTGATTCCGGTGAATCTGGAAGAGCCTGCCGTACATATCAATCAACAATTATTCAAAAGTTACTACCGTCAGTACGAGCAACTGGCAGCGGAAGTGGGTGCCAACCCCAAGGATTTGTTTCGGCTGGCCCTGCACTCTCCTGATGTGATTGTGCCGGATGGGGGTAATAATGAAGTAGACTGGGAAATGGTACAGGGCGCGCTGATGGAAGCATTGGAGAAATGCAATCAGTTTCGTGCGGCAGAGGGGAAAAGCCTTCAGGAGAAGCTATCCAGCTATTTGGATGGTATAGCGAATGGCCTGGCAGAGGTGACCGAGCATGACCCACAGCGAATCAGCCAGATCCGTGAGCGCATCTCCTCCAGCATCGAAGATATCAAAGAGAAAACACAGGTAGATCAGAATCGATTTGAGCAGGAACTCATCTATTATATTGAAAAACTAGACATCACTGAAGAGAAGGTCCGTTTGGGCAGACACCTGGAGTATTTCAGGGAAGTGATGGAGTCAGGGGATTCTCAGGGTAAAAAACTAGGATTTATTTCTCAGGAGATCGGACGTGAGATCAACACTATCGGTGCTAAGGCCAACGATGCTGTGATCCAGCGCGCAGTGGTGCAGATGAAGGATGAGCTGGAGAAAATCAAGGAACAAAGCATGAATATTATTTAA
- a CDS encoding DUF2911 domain-containing protein, which produces MKQFKTFSNVLLAMAFIWLTSSGLMAQDKDKNKRPSPPAQVTNTVNGTTVTIDYSQPSVKGRTIWGDLVPYGKVWRTGANEATWIEVSADVKIGDKTLPKGKYSMFTIPGEDEWVVIFNSTWDQWGHYNYDKSKDVLRVKATPLKSAKFSEQFTIGLSEDGVVNMDWANLSARFDID; this is translated from the coding sequence ATGAAACAATTCAAAACCTTTTCAAACGTACTCCTGGCCATGGCCTTTATCTGGCTCACATCATCTGGCCTGATGGCTCAGGACAAAGACAAAAACAAACGACCTAGCCCGCCTGCCCAGGTGACCAACACGGTGAATGGAACTACTGTCACTATAGATTACAGCCAGCCTTCAGTCAAAGGGCGAACCATCTGGGGCGATTTGGTACCTTATGGCAAAGTATGGCGAACCGGTGCCAATGAAGCCACCTGGATTGAAGTCTCAGCTGATGTAAAAATTGGCGACAAGACTTTGCCTAAAGGAAAATATTCAATGTTTACCATCCCCGGAGAGGATGAATGGGTAGTGATTTTCAATAGTACCTGGGATCAATGGGGACACTACAACTACGACAAAAGCAAGGATGTGCTTCGTGTGAAAGCAACCCCTCTGAAGTCTGCCAAATTCAGCGAGCAATTTACCATAGGCCTGTCAGAGGATGGCGTGGTGAATATGGACTGGGCCAACCTTTCCGCCCGATTTGATATCGATTAA
- a CDS encoding nucleotide pyrophosphohydrolase, translating into MTIREAQEKVDQWIKTTGVRYFGELTNMTILTEEVGELARLMARTYGEQSFKESDKGRDLGDEMADVLWVLICMANQTGVDLTEALQKNFQKKNVRDATRHQENEKLK; encoded by the coding sequence ATCACGATCCGGGAGGCACAGGAAAAGGTAGATCAGTGGATAAAAACCACCGGGGTACGGTATTTTGGTGAGCTGACGAATATGACCATCCTGACTGAGGAAGTGGGTGAGTTGGCACGTCTCATGGCTCGTACCTATGGAGAGCAATCTTTTAAAGAATCGGATAAAGGTCGAGACCTGGGTGATGAAATGGCCGATGTGCTCTGGGTGTTGATTTGCATGGCGAACCAAACGGGCGTGGATCTGACAGAGGCTCTTCAAAAAAACTTTCAAAAGAAGAATGTAAGGGATGCCACCAGGCATCAGGAAAATGAGAAATTGAAATAA
- a CDS encoding DUF2721 domain-containing protein — MEVSLTTPALLFPAISLLLLAYTNRFLAIASIIRQLHTKYLNNPESVLKGQIQNLRLRLFLIRTMQFFGVGSLFLCVLAMFFIYLKVGEWGSVIFGISLVCLLLSLFISLREIQLSTRALEIELSDMELGTKPKF; from the coding sequence ATGGAAGTATCACTGACCACACCTGCTTTATTGTTTCCGGCTATTTCCCTCTTACTTTTGGCATACACCAATCGATTTCTGGCTATTGCAAGTATTATCCGGCAGTTACACACCAAATACCTCAACAACCCTGAGAGTGTACTGAAAGGGCAGATTCAAAACCTTCGCCTCCGGCTGTTTCTCATCCGAACCATGCAGTTTTTTGGAGTAGGTAGTTTGTTTTTGTGCGTATTGGCCATGTTTTTCATCTACCTCAAAGTGGGAGAGTGGGGCAGTGTTATTTTTGGCATTAGCCTGGTCTGTTTGTTGCTTTCCCTGTTTATATCTTTACGTGAAATCCAGCTTTCCACCCGGGCACTCGAAATAGAGCTGAGTGATATGGAGCTGGGTACCAAGCCCAAGTTTTAA
- a CDS encoding YciI family protein, whose product MTYLVIGRDHKDGFERRQQNRAAHLEGAKKLKEEGKLLYAVAILENGKMAGSVMVMNFDSEAELNDWKANEPYLTGNVWGSVEITEGAVAPLFS is encoded by the coding sequence ATGACTTATCTGGTAATCGGCCGTGACCACAAAGACGGCTTTGAGAGAAGACAGCAAAATCGTGCCGCCCATCTGGAAGGTGCCAAAAAGCTGAAAGAGGAGGGAAAACTGCTTTACGCTGTGGCGATCCTGGAAAACGGCAAGATGGCAGGCTCCGTGATGGTGATGAACTTTGATTCTGAAGCTGAGTTGAACGACTGGAAGGCCAATGAACCTTACCTGACGGGAAACGTCTGGGGGTCTGTGGAGATCACCGAAGGTGCCGTTGCACCACTTTTTAGCTGA
- a CDS encoding 2-phosphosulfolactate phosphatase, translating into MNVIEVCLTPELIHQYTLQGKIAVVVDIFRATSCMVTGMAHGVKSIHPVASVEECLALGQQGMVTAGERGGIKVDGFTIGNSPFEYMQEEFKGQSIAVSTTNGTKTILASTDADEILIGAFLNLQALVDYITTQRKDVVVHCAGWKGTVNIEDTLFAGALASALAESHTLSGDAALLAFELYEANQSDLLKIARASSHAQRLSGFGVEKDIEFCMDQSLYTAIPTYNNGCLKVIS; encoded by the coding sequence ATGAATGTTATAGAAGTCTGTCTTACGCCTGAACTCATCCACCAATATACGCTTCAGGGAAAAATCGCTGTGGTAGTGGATATCTTCAGGGCCACCTCATGCATGGTTACAGGTATGGCTCACGGGGTGAAATCTATTCACCCGGTAGCCAGCGTGGAAGAATGCCTGGCCCTCGGCCAGCAGGGTATGGTGACCGCCGGGGAGCGCGGGGGCATCAAAGTGGATGGCTTTACCATCGGAAATTCGCCGTTCGAGTATATGCAGGAGGAGTTCAAGGGGCAGTCTATCGCTGTGAGCACCACCAATGGCACCAAAACCATTCTGGCATCCACGGATGCGGATGAGATCCTGATAGGAGCATTCTTAAACCTGCAGGCACTCGTGGATTACATAACCACCCAACGAAAAGATGTGGTGGTACACTGTGCCGGATGGAAGGGCACTGTGAACATAGAAGACACCCTGTTTGCCGGCGCCCTGGCCAGCGCCCTTGCAGAGAGTCATACCCTCTCTGGTGATGCCGCCCTGTTGGCGTTTGAGCTTTATGAAGCCAATCAATCTGATCTGCTGAAGATCGCAAGAGCTTCCTCTCATGCTCAGAGGCTCTCAGGGTTTGGCGTGGAAAAAGACATTGAATTTTGCATGGACCAAAGCCTGTACACGGCCATCCCGACTTATAACAACGGCTGCCTGAAAGTGATCAGCTAA
- the gcvT gene encoding glycine cleavage system aminomethyltransferase GcvT, with the protein MTTQKIPLHELHVSLGGKMVPFAGFEMPVRYSSDKEEHMKVRESVGVFDVSHMGEFMITGPQALDLIQKVTSNDASKIVDGQAQYSCLPNDKGGIVDDLIVYRFGPEEYMLVVNASNIEKDWNWIKSHNDFDAQMENISVDTALFAVQGPKAAEVLQRLTEVDLSAIKFYHFTTGVLAEKEMIISGTGYTGAGGFELYVDKQDALEVWEAIFEAGKEFDIAPIGLGARDTLRMEMGFCLYGNDITDETSPLEAGLGWITKFTKDFVNAEALKKQKEEGVTKRLVGFEMVDKGIPRHDYEIVDENGVAIGIVTSGTMSPLLNKGIGLGYVNTGYHQPDSKIFIAIRNKQLEARVTKPPFIK; encoded by the coding sequence ATGACAACACAAAAAATACCCCTACACGAATTACACGTTTCCCTTGGCGGCAAAATGGTTCCTTTTGCGGGATTTGAAATGCCGGTGCGATACAGCTCAGACAAAGAGGAGCACATGAAAGTACGCGAATCCGTCGGGGTATTTGACGTCTCTCACATGGGTGAATTTATGATCACCGGCCCCCAGGCACTGGATTTGATCCAAAAGGTCACTTCCAATGATGCTTCCAAAATAGTGGACGGCCAGGCCCAATACTCCTGCCTGCCCAACGACAAAGGCGGCATTGTGGACGACCTGATTGTCTATCGTTTTGGGCCGGAAGAGTACATGCTGGTAGTCAATGCTTCCAACATCGAAAAAGACTGGAACTGGATCAAGTCTCATAATGACTTTGATGCCCAAATGGAAAATATTTCTGTTGATACAGCACTTTTTGCTGTGCAGGGCCCAAAGGCCGCTGAGGTACTTCAGCGACTAACAGAGGTGGATCTGTCAGCTATTAAATTTTATCACTTCACCACAGGAGTACTGGCGGAAAAAGAGATGATCATTTCAGGCACAGGCTATACAGGTGCGGGTGGGTTTGAGCTATACGTAGACAAGCAAGATGCCCTGGAAGTGTGGGAAGCCATTTTTGAAGCTGGAAAAGAATTTGATATAGCTCCTATCGGTCTGGGTGCCCGTGATACCCTCAGAATGGAAATGGGATTTTGTCTTTACGGGAATGACATTACAGATGAGACCTCCCCGCTCGAAGCGGGACTTGGCTGGATCACCAAGTTCACCAAAGACTTTGTGAATGCTGAAGCTCTGAAAAAACAGAAGGAGGAAGGCGTCACCAAAAGATTAGTCGGATTTGAAATGGTGGACAAAGGCATTCCAAGGCACGACTATGAAATAGTGGATGAAAATGGGGTTGCTATTGGCATTGTAACCTCTGGTACCATGTCACCACTGCTCAATAAGGGCATCGGTCTTGGTTATGTTAATACAGGTTATCATCAGCCGGACAGCAAAATCTTCATTGCCATCAGAAACAAGCAACTCGAAGCCCGAGTCACCAAACCTCCATTTATCAAATGA